The uncultured Desulfovibrio sp. genomic sequence CTTGCTGGGAGCGCCGCCAAAAATTTTTGTGCTTGCCTCAGGGCCGCCCACAAGATTGCAGACTGCGTGCACATCCTTGATCTTCAGCAGCTTTTCCAGCAGCTCCGGTTTGCGGCCATCGGTCTGCAACCAGACCTGCAAGCCGCCAGCTGCCAGGCGATCAACAAGAACCGCAAAATTATCTTCCTGCCCGGCAGGGCATTGTGAAGGGTAAAGCCCTGCGATTTTGCCGTGGAGCATGTCGCTGCGGGTTACGCAAGCCTCCAGTGTATGGCCCGAGAGCAGGTAGGCGATGATTTCGCCGGAACCCTGCTTGATGACCTCGCCATCGGCGAAGAGGGGAAATTCCACGCCTTCAGGATTGCGGTAAATGGCCTTGCGGTTTGTGCGGTAGAACGTGTTGAATTCCTGCGCGTCAGCCTTGAAATCTATGGTGTCATATGCCAGCCCGCGTTCGGCAAGAAAGGCCTTGACGATCTTGCAGCGGATGCAGTCCGGCGCTGTATAAAGGGTTATGCCCATGTGAGCCTCCTGTTACAAAAAACCGTGGATGCAGATGCGTAAATTCCTGTTTTAGCCGGAGGTTAGGCAATGTCTTCGAGCGACTTGCCACCCGTGCGCGCACCCCATACGCCAACGATAATGGCGGGGATGATGCACAGCATGCTGAAAATATAAAACACTCCGTCAAAGCTGTATGCTGCATAGACAACAGGAATGAGAGGTTGTGAGAAAGCAACGGCCAAACGACCGATTGAAGAGTGGAAGCCCGTGGCAGTGTTGCGCAGGTGGGTGGGGTAGGATTCCGCCGTGTAGGAAAACACGGTGAAGCCCACGCCCATCACAAAGGCTGTAAGCACCGCGCCGATGATGACCACCATCCAGTACTGACTCACATTGCCGAAGATGGGGGCCAGCACGGCCATCACAAGCAGCATGATGACAATGGGAATCTTGCGTCCGCCCTTGTCGGTAAAAGCACTGGAGGCAAACAGCCCGAGCGGTACGCCAATGGAAATGAGCGTGGTGGCCATAAGTGTGTCTTCAAGGGGGAAGCCGTGAGCCTTGAGCAGGGTGGCAGTCCAGTTGGTGACCACAAAGGTTGCCGGGTTGGTGCAAACCACCAGCAGAAGAATAACCAGGGTGCGCTTGAG encodes the following:
- a CDS encoding glutaredoxin family protein, with protein sequence MGITLYTAPDCIRCKIVKAFLAERGLAYDTIDFKADAQEFNTFYRTNRKAIYRNPEGVEFPLFADGEVIKQGSGEIIAYLLSGHTLEACVTRSDMLHGKIAGLYPSQCPAGQEDNFAVLVDRLAAGGLQVWLQTDGRKPELLEKLLKIKDVHAVCNLVGGPEASTKIFGGAPSKEELAKTIALVQATPDGAVRFLAMPLPAGDGWDWPKREDAAAAAKLVAEACGQPTLPYSITPITADMVWDMRGLEPLPEQNLLMYRSASRQHLFKADIVK
- a CDS encoding MFS transporter; amino-acid sequence: KAYIAEMAPAESRGKWQNMIAGVGFCAVPVVGMLCRLIIPLHEEAWRYIFYMGGVGYIALIIAWRYLDESPRWLVARGRIAEAEAVMKDLTGRDIDLANAASKCLTSKPPLKEVLLGMCSSKYLKRTLVILLLVVCTNPATFVVTNWTATLLKAHGFPLEDTLMATTLISIGVPLGLFASSAFTDKGGRKIPIVIMLLVMAVLAPIFGNVSQYWMVVIIGAVLTAFVMGVGFTVFSYTAESYPTHLRNTATGFHSSIGRLAVAFSQPLIPVVYAAYSFDGVFYIFSMLCIIPAIIVGVWGARTGGKSLEDIA